In Paenibacillus larvae subsp. larvae, the following proteins share a genomic window:
- a CDS encoding LiaF transmembrane domain-containing protein, producing the protein MKKNSGMALVLILFGVWMLLSKLGIHLSPIMGYLVPIAMVIIGYIGIKNGSVMGWIVALLGVFVLLGKLTTIFIIIFAVVLIGIGFSMLKKPSNPY; encoded by the coding sequence ATGAAGAAAAACAGCGGAATGGCTTTGGTACTTATTCTTTTTGGAGTATGGATGTTACTTAGCAAGCTGGGAATTCACTTAAGTCCGATCATGGGGTACCTGGTGCCGATTGCAATGGTAATTATCGGGTACATCGGGATTAAAAACGGCAGTGTGATGGGATGGATTGTTGCCCTGCTCGGAGTATTCGTACTACTTGGCAAATTAACAACTATCTTCATTATCATCTTCGCGGTTGTACTGATCGGTATAGGTTTTTCCATGCTGAAGAAACCGAGTAATCCTTATTAA
- a CDS encoding SHOCT domain-containing protein: MNLWKRVIQRKLSLAYFLISLLFIVAGFWFAIPRLKGLGITWTLISVVMGIYYGLDLFTKRGVFRAAETVDREAKRHSKSQTLSSMMDKITAWLHGLKNRLTSPKVNSRENEREVRAQAETNRDSHETVSQSRNPYFQEDDDLTTRTNDQLQKAQDQAASSREETSEGFIIPDSQTAIPMPPAGGFHDERVQDSFEIRLRSLEHLRRDGLISEEEYQEKRKQILEDKW; the protein is encoded by the coding sequence ATGAATCTCTGGAAAAGGGTCATACAAAGAAAGTTATCACTAGCCTATTTTCTTATCAGTCTGCTTTTCATAGTGGCAGGGTTCTGGTTTGCCATTCCCAGGTTAAAGGGGTTAGGTATTACATGGACACTCATTTCCGTTGTTATGGGTATTTATTACGGATTGGATTTATTCACTAAAAGGGGAGTCTTCCGGGCCGCTGAAACTGTTGACAGAGAAGCAAAACGTCATTCTAAATCACAAACTTTATCTTCTATGATGGATAAAATCACAGCTTGGCTTCACGGTTTAAAAAACCGGCTTACTTCTCCCAAAGTAAACAGCAGGGAAAACGAACGCGAGGTAAGAGCTCAAGCTGAAACCAACCGGGATAGTCATGAAACTGTTTCTCAATCCCGGAACCCTTATTTCCAAGAAGATGATGACTTAACAACAAGAACCAACGACCAGCTGCAGAAGGCCCAAGACCAGGCAGCTTCTTCCAGAGAGGAGACCTCGGAAGGTTTCATAATCCCGGACAGCCAGACAGCCATTCCTATGCCGCCTGCAGGAGGTTTTCATGATGAACGTGTGCAGGACAGTTTTGAGATCCGCCTCCGGAGTTTAGAGCACCTGCGCCGGGATGGGCTTATATCGGAAGAGGAATACCAGGAGAAACGCAAGCAAATTTTAGAGGATAAATGGTAA
- a CDS encoding metallophosphoesterase family protein, which translates to MKRTKLILGLLGMLGLLIATGSFSIAGSTGVFSDDKEIRSHEALSQEPKLLTFQVLSDLHIEKGDKKSHRLLRNALEDYHKHVPDSKLMVLNGDLTGGMEQDYEALSGILSASPHPPLHAVMGNHDYYQIWRQPGGSWNPKQLNPNWSSEKAKKLFLKYFPYKQVYHETWINGFQFIFLGSESYRDDHPETFENAYLSNIQLAWLEKRLKPRTREKKDSRKPVFVFLHQPLPFTLEGTDKELGITQHKQLRAILDRHPEVVFISGHTHYDAAQTKQFVRDTFMMAGCGSVRLTYGADNEPIHPVRSQSLTIDVTDKEVIFRVRDHTRKEWAGQPFVYKYK; encoded by the coding sequence ATGAAACGAACGAAATTAATACTTGGTTTACTTGGGATGCTGGGTTTGCTGATTGCAACAGGTTCATTTTCTATAGCCGGTTCTACCGGTGTTTTCTCGGACGACAAGGAGATTCGATCTCATGAAGCCCTCTCCCAGGAACCCAAGCTGCTTACTTTTCAAGTATTGAGTGATCTACATATTGAAAAGGGTGATAAAAAAAGTCACCGGCTGCTGCGGAATGCTCTGGAAGATTATCATAAACATGTGCCGGACAGCAAGCTGATGGTTCTTAACGGTGATTTGACGGGAGGTATGGAGCAGGATTATGAAGCCTTGTCCGGGATTTTATCCGCTTCCCCCCACCCTCCATTACATGCGGTCATGGGAAATCATGACTATTACCAGATTTGGCGTCAACCGGGCGGATCGTGGAATCCGAAACAGCTTAACCCGAACTGGTCCTCCGAAAAGGCGAAAAAACTGTTTCTGAAGTATTTCCCTTATAAACAAGTGTACCACGAAACCTGGATTAACGGTTTCCAGTTTATTTTTCTTGGTTCCGAATCTTACCGGGACGACCATCCCGAGACATTTGAGAACGCTTATTTATCAAATATTCAACTGGCCTGGCTGGAAAAGCGTCTAAAGCCGAGAACCCGGGAAAAGAAAGACTCCCGAAAACCGGTTTTTGTTTTTCTTCATCAGCCCCTTCCTTTTACACTGGAAGGGACGGATAAAGAATTGGGGATTACTCAGCACAAACAACTAAGGGCGATATTGGATCGGCATCCCGAAGTGGTCTTTATATCAGGACATACCCATTATGATGCGGCGCAAACGAAGCAGTTTGTCCGCGATACTTTCATGATGGCAGGCTGCGGGTCGGTACGCCTTACTTACGGTGCCGACAATGAGCCGATCCATCCTGTCCGGAGCCAAAGCCTAACCATTGATGTTACGGATAAAGAAGTGATCTTCCGGGTAAGGGATCATACGAGGAAGGAGTGGGCAGGGCAGCCTTTTGTTTATAAGTACAAATAG
- a CDS encoding NAD(P)/FAD-dependent oxidoreductase, with protein MAAIAAAEYGAKVGLIDKGNKLGRKLGISGGGRCNVTNAKTNDELIRNIPGNGRFLHSALETFGSRDIITFFEQMGIALKEEDRGRMFPVSDKAKTVVVTLIGKAKSTGVEIRVNSPVKKVLYDDGKTSGVLLHSGEKLSASCIILATGGKSVPHTGSTGDGYTWAEAAGHTITELYPTEVPLTSSASIIRDKELQGLSLRNVTLTVWNFKGKKLIQHEGGMIFTHFGLSGPAALRCSQFVVKELKRSRLSTVLLTIDLFPEKSQDELYKETLEHARTESKKAVKNVLKRYVPDRLVPILLGRAGIDEAVTYDHIPKQPWMELTRLMKQFPVKINGTLSLEEAFVTGGGVHVKEVDPKTMQSKLMPGLFFCGEILDIHGYTGGYNITAAFSTGYTAGRNAALSCSTR; from the coding sequence TTGGCCGCCATAGCAGCGGCAGAATACGGTGCAAAGGTAGGGTTAATCGATAAAGGGAATAAGTTAGGCAGAAAACTCGGCATTTCGGGTGGAGGACGCTGTAACGTCACAAATGCCAAAACAAATGATGAACTGATCCGGAATATACCGGGAAACGGCCGGTTTCTGCACAGTGCTTTGGAAACTTTCGGAAGCAGGGATATTATCACTTTTTTTGAACAAATGGGAATTGCCCTGAAAGAAGAGGACCGGGGACGAATGTTTCCCGTTTCGGATAAAGCAAAAACAGTGGTTGTTACGCTTATAGGGAAAGCGAAAAGTACAGGAGTGGAAATCCGGGTTAATTCTCCTGTTAAGAAAGTGCTGTATGATGACGGAAAGACCTCAGGGGTATTGCTTCACAGCGGTGAAAAACTGTCCGCTTCCTGTATTATCCTGGCGACAGGAGGAAAGTCCGTCCCCCATACGGGTTCAACCGGTGACGGGTATACCTGGGCAGAAGCGGCCGGACATACGATTACAGAACTTTATCCTACAGAGGTCCCCCTCACATCTTCGGCTTCCATCATCCGGGATAAGGAACTTCAAGGGTTATCCCTGAGGAACGTAACGTTAACAGTATGGAACTTTAAGGGAAAAAAATTGATTCAGCATGAAGGGGGTATGATCTTTACCCATTTTGGACTGTCCGGCCCAGCCGCCTTACGGTGCAGTCAATTTGTCGTAAAAGAACTTAAAAGAAGCAGGCTAAGTACCGTTTTATTGACCATTGATCTTTTTCCTGAAAAGAGTCAGGACGAGCTGTACAAAGAAACATTGGAGCATGCCCGGACCGAATCCAAAAAAGCCGTAAAAAATGTTTTGAAGAGATATGTTCCGGATAGACTGGTCCCTATTTTATTGGGACGTGCGGGGATTGATGAAGCTGTGACATATGATCATATTCCTAAGCAGCCCTGGATGGAACTGACCCGGTTGATGAAACAGTTTCCTGTCAAGATAAACGGCACTTTATCACTGGAAGAAGCTTTTGTTACAGGAGGAGGCGTTCATGTGAAAGAAGTAGATCCGAAGACCATGCAGTCCAAGCTCATGCCCGGCTTGTTCTTTTGCGGAGAGATTTTGGACATCCATGGGTATACGGGAGGATATAACATTACGGCTGCTTTCTCAACCGGATATACAGCAGGAAGAAATGCTGCATTAAGCTGTTCAACGAGATAA
- a CDS encoding ABC transporter permease, giving the protein MWLTGLLLLQVVEKPSRIRKRPWLFRSSQRLFRKRTPANGLTEALIKQTFRNQRERLSYVQFIMISSIGAGLAPETIRIIVWVAIACLLTLWVKMNVKEGLQAPFLRLFFLEDWDKIQAVRKSVFWISSVLFAPISLAAEVASFGWAGIVLGPLAGAAAAFIASQLFTTW; this is encoded by the coding sequence ATGTGGCTGACGGGGTTACTGCTGCTTCAGGTTGTGGAAAAGCCCAGCCGTATCCGCAAAAGGCCCTGGCTGTTCCGTTCCTCCCAAAGGCTGTTCCGTAAACGGACACCTGCGAATGGACTGACAGAGGCTTTGATTAAACAAACATTCCGCAATCAGAGAGAAAGACTATCGTACGTTCAATTTATTATGATAAGTAGCATAGGAGCGGGGCTTGCTCCTGAGACAATCCGGATAATAGTATGGGTAGCGATTGCCTGCCTATTGACGTTGTGGGTCAAAATGAATGTAAAGGAGGGCCTTCAAGCTCCGTTTCTACGGCTGTTCTTTTTAGAAGATTGGGATAAAATTCAAGCCGTCCGTAAATCGGTTTTTTGGATTTCTTCTGTTCTCTTCGCCCCGATCAGTCTGGCAGCCGAAGTTGCATCTTTCGGATGGGCCGGGATTGTATTGGGTCCTTTGGCCGGGGCAGCGGCCGCATTCATTGCTTCGCAACTTTTCACCACCTGGTAA
- a CDS encoding RNA-guided endonuclease TnpB family protein yields the protein MQALTVKIRIFPDQPAILRQLGNEYIRVVNQLTKRAEQLGAFPKMTTKDVETVLPSAVCNQAIRDAKSVFSKIKKLGVRPILKKSVYFVNNRNYTVSENTVAFPIVVDKKTKKTAFRATATSRDMELLRKAKLGLMRIIEKSGKWYAQISIEVPTSVTNNENIMGIDLGLKVPAVSVTSTGKTRFFGNGRENKYIRRKYQQRRRKLGKLKKLSAIRKPGNKEQRWMKDQNHKISRQIVDTAIQENVSIIKLERLENIRKTARTSRKNAKNLHSWTFYQLQQFISYKANLVGIKIVEVNPAYTSQTCPASCGFNAHRDRVGAINIMNQPVADGNSLSA from the coding sequence ATGCAAGCTTTAACCGTTAAGATACGCATATTTCCTGATCAACCAGCCATTCTACGTCAATTGGGAAATGAGTACATTCGGGTAGTCAATCAATTAACCAAACGGGCTGAACAATTAGGGGCATTTCCGAAAATGACTACAAAAGATGTAGAAACAGTTCTTCCGTCTGCCGTTTGTAATCAAGCGATTCGTGATGCCAAAAGTGTTTTCAGTAAAATCAAGAAACTTGGTGTTCGTCCAATTCTTAAAAAATCTGTATATTTCGTTAACAATCGAAACTACACAGTATCCGAAAATACAGTTGCGTTTCCTATCGTTGTAGATAAAAAGACGAAGAAAACAGCGTTTCGGGCTACAGCGACTAGCAGAGATATGGAACTGTTAAGAAAAGCCAAACTTGGATTGATGCGTATTATCGAAAAGTCAGGAAAATGGTACGCTCAAATTTCAATAGAAGTACCTACAAGCGTAACAAACAACGAAAACATCATGGGTATTGATCTTGGTTTGAAAGTTCCCGCTGTTTCTGTAACTTCTACGGGTAAAACCCGATTCTTTGGAAACGGCAGAGAAAATAAGTACATACGAAGAAAGTACCAACAACGCAGACGTAAATTAGGTAAACTCAAAAAATTGTCTGCCATTCGTAAGCCAGGTAATAAAGAGCAACGTTGGATGAAAGATCAAAATCATAAGATTAGTCGGCAAATTGTCGATACAGCCATTCAGGAAAATGTGTCCATAATCAAGCTTGAACGACTGGAGAATATTCGCAAGACGGCAAGAACAAGCCGCAAAAACGCAAAGAATCTGCATAGTTGGACTTTTTATCAGCTTCAACAATTCATCTCCTACAAAGCAAACCTAGTCGGCATAAAGATTGTGGAGGTAAATCCTGCCTACACTTCTCAAACATGTCCTGCTTCATGCGGATTCAACGCTCATCGAGATCGGGTTGGAGCGATCAATATCATGAATCAACCTGTGGCAGATGGTAACAGTCTGTCAGCCTAA
- a CDS encoding undecaprenyl-diphosphatase, which translates to MNLNTELFYVVNDWAGQFAWLDNLMIFFTHTITYIFPLILVLLWVSGQKELKKASLYALFSFVLAILISKIIGMFYFHPRPFVEHLGTQLVDHAPDSSFPSDHSTAAFSISFAIYWVRKRSGGYMLGLAAFTALSRVFIGVHFPADIIAGAIIGLLTSLIIYKSRHRLEPLVQLPISLYDRLLSKVKPRNNKTSLPK; encoded by the coding sequence ATGAATTTAAACACCGAGTTGTTTTATGTGGTGAATGACTGGGCCGGGCAGTTTGCCTGGCTGGATAATCTTATGATTTTCTTTACTCATACCATCACATATATTTTCCCGTTAATTCTCGTGCTGTTATGGGTTTCCGGACAAAAGGAGCTGAAAAAGGCAAGCCTTTACGCGCTATTTTCTTTTGTTTTGGCTATCCTTATTTCAAAGATTATTGGCATGTTTTATTTTCATCCCCGTCCATTCGTGGAGCATCTGGGTACTCAACTGGTGGACCATGCGCCGGATAGTTCTTTCCCAAGTGATCATTCCACGGCGGCCTTTTCTATTTCATTCGCTATCTACTGGGTGAGGAAGCGTTCCGGGGGGTACATGCTGGGACTCGCTGCCTTTACTGCCCTCTCCCGGGTTTTTATCGGCGTGCATTTTCCGGCAGATATCATCGCCGGAGCCATCATCGGTCTCCTGACCAGTCTGATTATTTATAAATCCAGACATCGTCTTGAACCTTTGGTTCAGCTACCCATTAGCCTGTATGACCGACTATTGTCGAAGGTCAAGCCCCGAAATAATAAAACAAGCCTTCCTAAATAA
- a CDS encoding helix-turn-helix domain-containing protein, with amino-acid sequence MSPKAKVSGSEKIAAVEKYLRGEDSLNHLAALLDVRHSSVRQWLQTYQSLGPNGLLQTSQNASYSAELKRIAVEDYLAGGGSHMDICKRYGIKSTCQLRDWILKYNGHEKLNTFGTGGAPIMTKGRTTTYDERVEIVRFCIEHQHNYAQTADKFQVSYQQVYSWTNKYLTSGVDALQDRRGKRKSEDEMSEVEKLRAQNKLLQAENRRKQMEIDLLKKLDEIERRRF; translated from the coding sequence ATGTCCCCTAAAGCAAAAGTATCAGGATCAGAAAAGATTGCAGCTGTTGAAAAGTATTTACGTGGAGAAGATTCGCTTAATCATTTAGCAGCACTTCTTGATGTACGCCATTCATCCGTTAGGCAATGGCTTCAGACTTACCAGTCGCTAGGCCCAAACGGATTGCTTCAAACATCACAGAATGCATCTTACTCCGCAGAGTTAAAAAGAATAGCTGTCGAGGACTATTTGGCTGGCGGCGGTTCTCACATGGATATATGTAAAAGATATGGCATTAAGTCAACTTGCCAATTGCGCGATTGGATTCTGAAGTATAATGGTCATGAGAAGTTGAACACTTTTGGAACGGGAGGAGCGCCGATCATGACAAAAGGACGAACAACTACTTACGATGAGAGAGTTGAAATCGTCAGATTCTGCATTGAACATCAACACAATTATGCCCAGACAGCTGATAAATTCCAGGTATCCTATCAGCAAGTGTATTCATGGACAAATAAATACTTAACATCTGGTGTGGATGCACTTCAGGACAGACGCGGGAAAAGAAAATCTGAGGATGAGATGTCCGAAGTGGAGAAACTAAGGGCTCAGAATAAGCTGTTACAGGCTGAGAACAGAAGGAAGCAGATGGAGATCGATTTGCTAAAAAAGCTGGACGAGATCGAAAGGAGGCGGTTCTAA
- a CDS encoding IS3 family transposase: MYLAIRELHETKSYPICQLCDLIGIQRSSYYKWINRKESMNEIFNKALLPMIKDAYEEKDGILGYRQMTIKLNRERHLTVNHKRIYRLMGILGLKSVCRRKRKNYIHSTPEITAENILNRDFESSEFGTKWLTDVTEMKYGNQNKAYLSAILDLSDKSIVSFVVGHSNNNELVFKTFDIAHMTYPDAIPLFHSDRGFQYTCKIFKKKLDDAGMTQSMSRVSRCIDNGPMESFWGMMKSEMYYLRKFYTYEELEATVIEYIDYYNTRRYQKRLNCMTPLEYRQYLLSSAA, translated from the coding sequence ATATACCTTGCAATACGCGAGCTCCATGAAACGAAGTCATATCCCATATGTCAACTATGTGATCTTATTGGGATCCAACGTTCATCGTATTATAAATGGATCAACCGGAAAGAAAGCATGAATGAGATCTTTAATAAAGCGTTGCTTCCCATGATTAAAGATGCCTACGAGGAAAAGGATGGCATCCTTGGATATCGCCAGATGACCATTAAACTAAACCGGGAACGCCATTTAACTGTCAATCATAAGCGAATATACAGACTTATGGGCATCCTAGGCCTTAAATCGGTATGCCGCAGGAAGCGAAAAAACTACATCCATTCCACGCCTGAAATTACGGCGGAAAATATCTTGAACAGAGACTTTGAATCCTCTGAGTTCGGTACAAAATGGCTCACAGATGTGACTGAAATGAAGTATGGCAACCAAAACAAGGCTTATCTTAGTGCAATCCTTGATTTATCGGATAAAAGCATTGTTTCTTTTGTGGTAGGGCATTCCAACAACAATGAACTTGTATTTAAAACTTTTGATATCGCCCATATGACTTATCCTGACGCTATACCCCTCTTTCACAGTGACCGGGGTTTCCAATATACATGTAAAATCTTCAAGAAAAAACTAGACGATGCAGGTATGACTCAAAGCATGTCCAGGGTATCCAGATGTATAGATAATGGCCCAATGGAATCATTCTGGGGAATGATGAAATCCGAAATGTATTATCTTCGTAAGTTCTATACATATGAGGAACTGGAAGCAACCGTGATAGAATACATCGATTACTACAATACTCGTCGATACCAGAAAAGACTTAATTGTATGACGCCGTTGGAATATAGGCAATACCTTCTAAGTTCAGCAGCATAG
- a CDS encoding response regulator transcription factor — protein MSRILLVEDEHKIARVLQLELQYEGYEVQTAEDGRTGLELALQEKWDLILLDIMLPELSGLEVLRRLRQNNPTVPVILLTARDAVPDRVSGLDQGANDYVTKPFAIEELLARIRNLLRITEQQNQPENEQTLHVDDLDMNLKSREVRRNGQWVELTPKEFDLLQYLMEHKGEVRTREDIISDVWGYDFVGDTNIVDVYIRYLRQKIEKGFKGKLIHTIRGIGYLLKGSEDCES, from the coding sequence GTGAGCCGTATTTTACTGGTAGAGGATGAACATAAAATTGCACGGGTATTGCAGCTCGAACTGCAGTATGAAGGATATGAGGTCCAAACTGCGGAAGATGGCCGCACAGGACTTGAACTGGCTTTACAAGAGAAATGGGACTTGATCTTGCTTGATATTATGCTCCCGGAACTGAGCGGACTGGAAGTTCTTCGCAGGCTCCGCCAGAATAACCCGACGGTTCCCGTTATTCTCCTTACTGCCCGGGATGCCGTTCCCGACAGGGTCAGCGGACTCGATCAGGGGGCTAATGATTATGTAACGAAGCCTTTTGCTATCGAAGAACTATTGGCTCGTATCCGCAACTTGTTAAGAATTACGGAACAGCAGAACCAACCTGAAAATGAACAGACCCTTCATGTCGACGACTTGGATATGAATCTGAAAAGCCGCGAAGTTCGCAGGAATGGCCAGTGGGTTGAACTTACACCCAAAGAGTTCGACCTGCTTCAATATTTGATGGAACATAAAGGGGAGGTTAGAACACGTGAGGACATCATCTCCGACGTATGGGGTTACGATTTCGTAGGAGATACGAATATTGTTGACGTATACATCCGTTATCTTCGCCAAAAAATAGAAAAAGGATTTAAAGGAAAACTCATCCATACCATCAGAGGTATTGGTTATTTGCTGAAAGGAAGTGAGGACTGTGAGTCTTAA
- a CDS encoding sensor histidine kinase, translating into MSLKLRLSLLQTAMVCLILLVVHAFIYFFFIKISSETEKQDIEQKGTTLLSQDINSIFAELRLPQDLTKPVLTSNEMIRIIKPDHTVVDSIQNEPDLLNHPSIYHAISHPVSQLINGENGFEMYVQFPIEKQGAQAAVLEIGRKLDSLNKNLDILFSIMVYSTAVAFILSIGVGYLYTRMLFRPITHLVRTMESIQKSGTFRRLEVSLSSKDDELAQLTRTFNSMIERLEQTFDRQKQFLADASHELRTPLTIIESYARLLKRWAHNDPKIRKEATEAILSEAVRLKELTNNLLIGIDSDEEERKRFVEVDLLPLIHSTISSLSFTFHRNIELRGIPEEKAILIEANPEKIRQLLIIVLDNAIKYSQKEIIFEVLTGERHIMLRVKDQGIGIAKEDLPHLFDRFYRTDKARSRKSGGSGLGLAIAENIVKLHAGSIRIDSVLHKGTTVTIKLPYKGKRG; encoded by the coding sequence GTGAGTCTTAAGCTCCGCCTGTCCCTCCTTCAAACGGCCATGGTCTGTCTGATTCTGCTCGTGGTTCATGCCTTTATCTACTTCTTTTTCATCAAAATTTCCAGTGAAACCGAAAAACAGGATATCGAACAAAAAGGGACAACTCTACTTAGTCAAGACATAAACTCCATTTTCGCAGAACTGCGGCTTCCCCAGGATCTCACTAAACCAGTGCTTACCTCCAACGAGATGATTCGGATCATAAAACCGGATCATACCGTAGTGGACTCCATTCAAAACGAGCCTGACCTTCTGAACCATCCTTCTATCTACCATGCGATAAGCCACCCTGTTTCCCAACTGATTAACGGAGAAAACGGATTCGAGATGTATGTACAGTTTCCCATAGAAAAACAGGGTGCTCAGGCCGCCGTACTTGAAATTGGACGGAAGCTGGATTCCCTGAATAAAAATCTGGATATCCTGTTCTCTATTATGGTGTATTCAACTGCTGTAGCCTTTATTTTATCCATTGGGGTGGGCTACTTATATACCCGAATGCTTTTCCGTCCCATCACACATTTGGTCCGCACGATGGAAAGTATTCAAAAAAGCGGTACTTTCCGGCGTCTAGAGGTCTCTCTTTCTTCTAAAGATGATGAACTGGCGCAATTGACCAGAACGTTCAACAGTATGATAGAACGTCTGGAGCAAACGTTTGACAGACAAAAACAGTTCCTTGCAGACGCTTCCCATGAACTTAGAACCCCCCTGACGATAATTGAAAGTTATGCCCGCCTGCTGAAACGCTGGGCTCATAATGACCCTAAAATCAGGAAAGAAGCGACCGAAGCCATTTTGAGTGAAGCCGTCCGTTTGAAAGAACTGACCAACAATCTGCTTATAGGCATTGATTCGGATGAAGAAGAACGAAAGCGCTTTGTGGAGGTGGATCTTCTGCCCCTGATTCATTCCACGATTTCTTCATTAAGCTTTACTTTTCATAGGAATATTGAATTAAGGGGGATCCCCGAGGAAAAAGCGATCCTCATCGAGGCTAATCCTGAGAAGATCAGACAGCTGCTTATTATCGTCCTGGACAATGCCATCAAATACAGCCAAAAAGAAATTATATTTGAAGTTCTGACTGGAGAACGTCACATTATGCTCCGGGTAAAGGACCAGGGAATCGGAATTGCCAAGGAAGATCTCCCCCATTTATTCGACCGTTTCTACCGGACCGATAAAGCCCGAAGCCGCAAAAGCGGAGGTTCCGGACTCGGGCTCGCTATAGCCGAAAATATCGTCAAGCTGCATGCCGGCTCGATCCGTATCGATAGTGTTTTGCACAAAGGGACAACGGTGACCATCAAGCTTCCGTACAAGGGAAAACGTGGATAA
- a CDS encoding C40 family peptidase: protein MKKTSWSKKVLVAGIALTVTFSGGLLAELPKASAAASDKSASTSAAATADKIIKLGKKYMGTPYKFGAKAGQTRNFDCSSFVQYVYKQNGITLKRASKDQAKQGKFVDRKDLQKGDLIFFGPSKGSKRKGKVTHVAIYAGDNKILHTYGKPGVTYSKLEGNWSKRYVTARRVL from the coding sequence ATGAAAAAAACATCATGGTCCAAAAAAGTTCTTGTAGCAGGCATTGCTTTGACAGTTACCTTTTCCGGAGGGCTTCTTGCTGAGCTTCCAAAAGCAAGTGCGGCCGCATCTGATAAATCTGCTTCTACTTCCGCAGCCGCAACTGCAGATAAAATTATCAAGCTTGGCAAAAAATATATGGGGACCCCTTATAAATTCGGGGCCAAAGCAGGACAAACCAGAAATTTTGACTGTTCTTCTTTCGTTCAATATGTGTACAAGCAAAACGGAATCACCTTGAAACGTGCTTCCAAAGATCAGGCAAAACAAGGTAAGTTTGTAGACAGAAAAGACCTTCAAAAAGGCGATCTGATCTTCTTTGGGCCTTCAAAAGGCAGTAAACGTAAAGGTAAAGTCACTCACGTAGCCATCTATGCGGGAGACAACAAAATCCTTCATACTTACGGCAAACCGGGCGTAACTTACTCCAAGCTGGAAGGCAACTGGTCCAAACGTTATGTAACCGCACGCCGCGTACTGTAA